In Drechmeria coniospora strain ARSEF 6962 chromosome 03, whole genome shotgun sequence, the DNA window TTGCCCGTCCGATCCGTACTGCATCCCTGTACGGGACGAAACTCTTTCCCgagtcgtcgttgtcgaTTCCAAGACGGTTCCGCGACCATAGGCGCGAGATTCGTGCCGACTCTGCCTTGCGGACGACTTCGTGGCATCAGAATCGGCGCTATCAATGGAAAAGTCGGTCCACGCCGACTCTCGGCTCAGCCTATCGTTAtccgtcctcgacggggGCACCACAAGGCTGGATGTATTTGCCGCATCTagtcgtcggccatgggcgTCGTCTGGGGCACCGACATCGGATGAAGCACAAGTGGATGAACGATAGGACGACAGGGGATCGCCGCAGCGGAAGTCGGGCCGAGACAGCACGAACCTGTCGTGCtcctccgtcttctccgcACATGCATCCACAGCTGCATCGTCGCCCCGGGGCGCATTGTCCGAATCCGAGCAGCGGTCTGACCTGCTCTGCACATCCAAGCGAGGAGAGGAAACAGGTCCcgcctcgccttcgccttcccGTTTGGTCTCGGTAGGTTGTGGCGAGGCCAGGGTGGCAGCATATGACTCGATCGGTCGAAGAGCAAGGGAAGGGCCCTCAAAGCCGGCCCTCGAGTCCAGGATCGTCGGGTGGTCTGTTTCGTCACGTACTGCGGCCTGTGACGCCTCGTGCCCGACCTTTGGATTCGCACCCAAGGGATCTGGGTGTTCCCCGGAATGATCCTCATACCTTGGCTGAGGAGAGTCTGTAGCAGAAGTCTGGGGAGCTGGCGGCTTCGCAGATACGAACATGCCCAGCGAAGATTGATACGGCTGAACCGGGGGACTCGTCCGGGGTTCGTCATCGAGATCGGTTGCCTCGGATGTCTGAGACGTCGCGGACCGAGTCTGCGCTTCCGCACTCGTTGGGTGCCCGAGGAGAGCAATGCTCGAGGGGATACCAAGCGTGGGCGAGTCACCATCCGTCGCCAACTGTCCGAGCTGTGGGGGGCTCGGAAGGAGTACTGCGGGTAAGGCGAGGCGTGGTTCGACTCCGTGCCCAGGGTTATCCACGACCGGATTCGCGAAGGGTTCGGTCGGCAGATGCTCCGGTTGCCTCGTCTCGGAATCGGAAGATGCGCCAACCTTGTCGAGAGCACTTGAGATACCCTGCTCCGTCTGCGttggggcggcggcgatggccgATGCAAGCGATTCGAGATCAGAGATTATCACGTCGGCCATCGCGGCCGGTTCCACTGCCTTCTCGCGACTCCCAATGACTTCCTTTCGGGTCTCGAACGCTTGGCTTTCTCGGATGGATCTGCTGTATGCGAGTCTGATATGCTCCCGCCTGCGCTCGAAGTCAATGGGTCCGACGGATACCTTGCGATGTCTCGTTGCCGATTTGTCGTCCGATTTCAAGGGCATTGCGTCGGAGCCGTTGCTAGAACCTCCGCTGTCGGACCCCTTCATGCgcgagctggccgtcgcAACCAAGGAGAccggccgtcgcggccgtgaGCTTCTCAGGGTTGGCGATAACTTGGGCGGGGGCGTTGTTATGTACGCTTCAAGGCGCGGCTTGTTGCCCGGTGTGACAAGGGCTTCGGGGGGGTCCTTTCTGCCCGTCGGCGTTTTCGCCCTCGCTggggcgacggcgggacGGAAAGCCCTCGCATTCGCACGTGCGCGTTTGAGCCCAGGGGGCGAGTatgagggaggagagggcggACCAGACGAGTTGGTGGGGCTTCTCAGCTTTCTGTCGGGAATAGGGATTTTGGATATAGATGATGAAAAAACTAGGCTCGTCGGTGGAATGAATCTAGTGTGTGGCCTGCGGGCAATCTGTAAAAATGATGGAGACACTGTGACCTCGCTTCGTGAACGAGTGTGGCCCTTGGGCCGAGACGCAGAGCCGACGTGTGAAGGGTTGACCCGTTGGTTGACATGGCGATACCAGCTGCTTGGGGAAGGAGATTTCGTGTCGGGGCCGGAGTGgcgacggtggtggtggcgacggctcgATTCGGAGATCTTCTGGGATCGGCCATGACCTATCCCGAAGCCAGGAGAGGATACGTCATATTTTTGAGGGAGAATCTCGCCAAACAACAGGCCCCGGGTcgcgggcgccgtcggcggagacGATGACCGTTTCTGGCCGTGGTGCAGGCTGCGTGAGGGAGAAGCGACCTTGCACGATGGGTGCGTCATCGAGCTGGAGGCGACGTCTTTGCCGTTGACGGACATTCCAGGCTTGCCGATGCGGCTGGCGAACGACCTTGAGCTGCTGGGCACGGGATCCTCCTGAGGTGCAACGGTCGACCGTTGCCCGCGTGTCCTTGCAGCGTCGTGGCCTTCCTGCGCCGTTTCCTGAGCCAATGATTTGTGAGCGTGTCCGGCAGGCAAGGCGGCGTACGGCGTTGCTCTACTTCGcgccttgacgacgacgacggcggcggcggcagcggcatcgcTTACTGCTCGAGGTGGCGTGGATCCCAGTCTGGCAGAGGGTTGCGGGATGGAAGAAAGGGTGCCGTTTTGATCGAATCGCTTCTTCAGATCCTTGACGCTCGGCCTTTTCAACGTGCCCGACGTCGAGTGGGTGCCGTCGTTCGGGTCCGAGGCGGCACAATCGGTGGATAGAGGCAATGAACCGTTCGACGAGAGGGCGAGatggctggcggcggcggtggctgCGTCGCCGAAGCACAATGAGGGGCcgatgacggacgaggccatgAGCGGGTGGATGGGTTCGCCGTCGGAGGGTTGGCTGGCTTCGTAGCTCCGGTAGAAGACGTCGGGATTCACGGTCTCGGCGGCATGGTGCGCGTTGGCCAGGGCAGCTGTGTAGTTTGCGGCGGAGCGGCGATGGCCATCGCGGGCGaattcgtcgtcgtcgtcgtcgtcgtcgtcgccggggtgggaggtgccgtcgtcgagagggTGTTGGGGTCCAAGTTGGGATCCGAATTGGGCATCACCGTCTCCGTGGCCGAAGAGGCTCTCTCCAAGGCGAGGATTCGCACCGTCCGTCAGCAGGCCAGCATCCGGGTCGGGAtccatggcgatggcctGCCTAGGACGAGGCAATCATCCGCCAAGCTGGACGTCGGGCGTCGCGACTGGGCGGGACTCGACAAAGGGCGGCAGGAGCAGGAACGAGCATCGATGCGTTGGCCGACGGGATGCAGGGGGACGCCGCGTACGAGGGACGAAGGCGGGTGGGCGAAATCGAGAGGAGGCTGCTTACGTGGATTGATTCACGTCGAGACCGGCTGGTGCGGGCGGTGGGAGGATTCGTGACGATGTACGCCTggccggtggtggtggtgatggtgggaGCGGATTGGGCAAGTGAGAGAGAAAAGGTGATGCCGAGGTGCTGCTACCTGGCAGCGGTGCAGTACCGTTGGTGGTTGGGATTCGGCCGCCCGCGAAAAGCCAGCAGGAGCCACGGCAGGGCAGGCAGGGCAGGCAGGTTGCCAGCAATCATGCACTAACGGGCAAGTACCCAGGTACCGAATACAGGCAGCCAACCAAGTCGCTGCGCGATGTTGCACGACAGCGGCGCACGTACGTGGGAGACAAGAGCCGGGATGTATCCTGTACGAAGATGGGGTCGTCGAattcgtacatgtacactacactgtattacttggtcGCACagccgtgctccgtacccttTGCCGCGACGCTGCCCTCGCGCGGGCCACCTTGAACAACGATGCGGACTGCAGAGTTGGCGTCTGCACCGTGCAGGCACGTTGACTTGGAGCAGGTTGGTCGCACTGGCTGCAACGGGTACCTGATACTCGTTCGTACTAAGCTCCATGTTTGCGCGGTATTCTCCAAATGGCGCGCCCTCCT includes these proteins:
- a CDS encoding Rho guanyl nucleotide exchange factor, with protein sequence MDPDPDAGLLTDGANPRLGESLFGHGDGDAQFGSQLGPQHPLDDGTSHPGDDDDDDDDEFARDGHRRSAANYTAALANAHHAAETVNPDVFYRSYEASQPSDGEPIHPLMASSVIGPSLCFGDAATAAASHLALSSNGSLPLSTDCAASDPNDGTHSTSGTLKRPSVKDLKKRFDQNGTLSSIPQPSARLGSTPPRAVSDAAAAAAVVVVKARSRATPYAALPAGHAHKSLAQETAQEGHDAARTRGQRSTVAPQEDPVPSSSRSFASRIGKPGMSVNGKDVASSSMTHPSCKVASPSRSLHHGQKRSSSPPTAPATRGLLFGEILPQKYDVSSPGFGIGHGRSQKISESSRRHHHRRHSGPDTKSPSPSSWYRHVNQRVNPSHVGSASRPKGHTRSRSEVTVSPSFLQIARRPHTRFIPPTSLVFSSSISKIPIPDRKLRSPTNSSGPPSPPSYSPPGLKRARANARAFRPAVAPARAKTPTGRKDPPEALVTPGNKPRLEAYITTPPPKLSPTLRSSRPRRPVSLVATASSRMKGSDSGGSSNGSDAMPLKSDDKSATRHRKVSVGPIDFERRREHIRLAYSRSIRESQAFETRKEVIGSREKAVEPAAMADVIISDLESLASAIAAAPTQTEQGISSALDKVGASSDSETRQPEHLPTEPFANPVVDNPGHGVEPRLALPAVLLPSPPQLGQLATDGDSPTLGIPSSIALLGHPTSAEAQTRSATSQTSEATDLDDEPRTSPPVQPYQSSLGMFVSAKPPAPQTSATDSPQPRYEDHSGEHPDPLGANPKVGHEASQAAVRDETDHPTILDSRAGFEGPSLALRPIESYAATLASPQPTETKREGEGEAGPVSSPRLDVQSRSDRCSDSDNAPRGDDAAVDACAEKTEEHDRFVLSRPDFRCGDPLSSYRSSTCASSDVGAPDDAHGRRLDAANTSSLVVPPSRTDNDRLSRESAWTDFSIDSADSDATKSSARQSRHESRAYGRGTVLESTTTTRERVSSRTGMQYGSDGQCADDSARWSVHSHQLQLPEVDAGESFSIPYLTQDVGASLSYLQTPDHRPPPVPHSAPASTLDSRTSSIFYDQSQRGSTLANSEQESDECAPKVPTPHSVDATQTDSDARSSAQGGDEPTSQERHRLIQRRNVIKELIDTEAVFVRDMNIVEEIYKGTAEACPELDGKTVKLVFRNSDEIIEFHTAFLRQLKAAVASVYVPRGGRAAPRSAESTMPEQALAKTGEPSDARDRVTSLGPVFQENMERMKLVHEGFLRNSDQAAKQLIQIQQDSTVKMWLSECNEVAKDLTAAWDLDSLLIKPMQRITKYPNLIVTLLQHTPQDHPDREALMAAKESLENSIIEINKTKKNFELVGQIVGRKRKESDVKAGFARAFGKRVDKLQTSTSRAPEDADYVRFEEKFGDDYLRLQVVLRDVEFYTRQVSAYVHEFLQYLSSIELVMRLQPGSYPELESKWVQFNISMRDLEKVALEDHLAQVRKHVIEPFEHVIKAYGNPSLAMKKRQKRRLDFERSEQLKRSGKSVDPKLRELVEQYEALNDTLKKELPMLGSLTERVGNICLGNFVNIQANWFAIWKEKMKAVTGESDELPDLEEVMLTFQRDYPYAHEQLDSIGILNSATRGRASQSATSVDGSTIRTSRSGPSDVETRGRVLSVNGDAASSATHADFHARRSGSIPVSPSASSSGFRSGAAPSPHMYHYRDYYAGIASQQWSSASSRSPEISGSSRSLVGTGATSTRPSTRRSSDSANLHRRDSNTTYSSNQHESRYSNLFHSALPLPDGTKSQRSSRASSRERSRLSDGYNVLWFAASLFEFNIATTKQEAGYTYLTYQAGEVFDVIAEKGELWLAKNQDDSEGQIGWIWSKHFARLAEP